From uncultured Roseateles sp., the proteins below share one genomic window:
- a CDS encoding regulatory protein RecX: MKPLSLKARAIALLAQREHSRSELQRKLLRIARQQDEKERQARREAGADEAADADADVESDDDAPASVNHAEAVEALLDWLQANRYLSEARFVESRINARAQRYGNLRIRQELSQHGVAPDAASQQALKDSEFDRARQVWQRKFGEIATEPAALAKQMRFLAGRGFSPEVIRKVVRGFEDE, encoded by the coding sequence GTGAAGCCGCTGTCGCTGAAGGCCCGCGCGATCGCGCTGCTGGCCCAGCGCGAACACAGCCGCAGCGAGTTGCAGCGCAAGCTGCTGCGCATTGCGCGCCAGCAGGACGAGAAAGAGCGTCAGGCCCGCCGGGAGGCGGGGGCTGACGAAGCAGCCGATGCCGATGCAGATGTCGAATCGGACGATGACGCTCCCGCCTCCGTCAATCACGCCGAGGCCGTCGAAGCCTTGCTCGACTGGCTGCAGGCAAATCGCTATCTGAGCGAGGCTCGCTTTGTCGAATCGCGCATCAATGCCCGGGCCCAGCGCTATGGCAATCTGCGCATCCGGCAGGAGCTGTCGCAGCATGGCGTGGCGCCCGACGCTGCCAGCCAGCAGGCGCTGAAAGACAGCGAATTCGACCGGGCGCGCCAGGTCTGGCAGCGCAAATTCGGCGAAATTGCCACCGAACCCGCCGCCCTCGCCAAGCAGATGCGCTTTCTGGCCGGTCGCGGCTTCTCGCCCGAGGTGATACGCAAGGTTGTGAGGGGCTTCGAGGATGAGTGA
- the mrdA gene encoding penicillin-binding protein 2, which yields MTELKNLGRELSRFRLRIFAAAGFVLFCFALLAARLVFLQIFKHEELSTRAEANRIAVVPIVPNRGLIVDRNGVVLASNYSAFTLEITPSKVADLEQTINALAEVVEVQARDRKRFKRLMEEGKSFESLPIRTKLSDEEVARFTAQRFRFPGVEIKARLFRSYPLGEVGSHLIGYIGRINQAEKKQMEDWPDEDLANYRGTDYIGKLGLEQSYEKELHGQTGFEEVETSAGGRAVRRLRSNPPTPGNKLVLSIDIRLQALVEELFADRRGALVAMDPRSGEVLAFVSKPTFDPNLFVDGIDADSWRDLNENIDKPLLNRALRGTYPPGSTFKPFMAMAALNTGKRSPSTVIMDNLTFSFGGRTFGSPETDRSGPKDMRLAIVTSSNVYFYSLANEMGVDLIHDQLEPFGLGRKTDIDMQGEVTGLLPSTAWKKRAYKKPEQQKWYAGETISLGIGQGYNNFTMLQMATAVSTLASGGQRFKPRLVREVEDVVDRKARRVASDALPPLELKPENVEIITQAMFGVTQEGTSRAAFVGAPYKSGGKTGTAQAIGLRAGEKYSNIKADERKRDHSLYIAFAPVEAPTIALAVIVENAGFGSTSAAPIARRVFDYLLQGNYPSEQDIALTQKGQTTAPVGVPRTIASVPLPGSAEAVAAAASTGAASAPASAPASASASASMPVSAPARPAVSGARP from the coding sequence ATGACCGAACTGAAGAACCTCGGCCGCGAGCTGAGCCGATTCCGCCTGCGCATCTTTGCCGCTGCCGGCTTTGTGCTGTTCTGCTTTGCGCTGCTGGCGGCGCGCCTGGTCTTTCTGCAGATCTTCAAGCACGAGGAGCTGTCCACCCGCGCCGAGGCCAACCGCATCGCCGTGGTGCCCATCGTGCCCAACCGCGGCCTGATCGTCGATCGCAACGGCGTGGTGCTGGCCAGCAACTACTCGGCCTTCACGCTGGAGATCACGCCGTCCAAGGTGGCTGATCTGGAGCAGACCATCAATGCGCTGGCCGAGGTGGTGGAGGTGCAGGCGCGCGACCGCAAGCGTTTCAAGCGGCTGATGGAAGAGGGCAAGAGCTTCGAGTCGCTGCCGATACGCACCAAGCTGAGCGACGAGGAGGTGGCCCGCTTCACCGCCCAGCGCTTCCGCTTTCCCGGTGTCGAGATCAAGGCGCGGCTGTTCCGCAGCTACCCGCTGGGCGAGGTGGGCAGCCATCTGATCGGCTATATCGGCCGCATCAACCAGGCCGAGAAGAAGCAGATGGAGGACTGGCCGGACGAAGACCTGGCCAATTACCGGGGCACGGACTACATCGGCAAGCTCGGCCTGGAGCAGAGCTACGAGAAAGAGTTGCATGGCCAGACCGGCTTCGAGGAGGTCGAGACCAGCGCCGGCGGCCGGGCCGTGCGGCGCCTGCGCAGCAACCCGCCGACGCCGGGCAACAAGCTGGTGCTGTCGATCGACATCCGCCTGCAGGCCCTGGTCGAGGAATTGTTCGCCGACCGCCGTGGCGCCCTGGTGGCGATGGACCCGCGCAGCGGCGAGGTGCTGGCCTTCGTCAGCAAGCCGACCTTCGACCCGAATCTGTTCGTCGACGGCATCGATGCCGACAGCTGGCGCGACCTCAACGAGAACATCGACAAGCCGCTGCTGAACCGCGCGCTGCGTGGCACCTATCCGCCCGGCTCGACCTTCAAGCCCTTCATGGCCATGGCCGCGCTGAACACCGGCAAACGCTCGCCCAGCACGGTGATCATGGACAACCTGACCTTCAGCTTCGGCGGCCGCACCTTCGGCAGCCCCGAGACCGATCGCTCCGGCCCGAAGGACATGCGCCTGGCCATCGTCACCTCCAGCAACGTCTATTTCTACAGCCTGGCCAATGAGATGGGGGTGGACCTGATCCATGACCAGCTCGAACCCTTCGGACTGGGCCGCAAGACCGATATCGACATGCAGGGCGAGGTCACCGGCCTGCTGCCCAGCACCGCCTGGAAGAAGCGCGCCTACAAAAAGCCCGAGCAGCAGAAGTGGTATGCCGGCGAAACCATCTCGCTGGGCATAGGCCAGGGCTATAACAATTTCACCATGCTGCAAATGGCCACCGCCGTCTCCACGCTGGCCTCCGGCGGGCAGCGTTTCAAGCCGCGCCTGGTGCGCGAGGTCGAGGATGTGGTCGATCGCAAGGCCCGGCGTGTGGCCAGCGACGCGCTCCCGCCGCTGGAGCTGAAGCCCGAGAACGTGGAGATCATCACCCAGGCGATGTTCGGCGTGACCCAGGAGGGCACCTCGCGTGCGGCTTTCGTCGGCGCGCCCTACAAGAGCGGCGGCAAGACCGGCACGGCCCAGGCGATCGGCCTGCGCGCCGGTGAGAAGTACAGCAATATCAAGGCCGACGAGCGCAAGCGCGACCATTCGCTCTACATCGCCTTTGCGCCGGTCGAGGCACCCACCATCGCGCTGGCGGTGATTGTCGAGAACGCCGGTTTCGGCTCGACCTCGGCCGCACCGATAGCGCGCCGCGTGTTCGACTACCTGCTGCAGGGCAACTACCCGAGCGAGCAAGACATCGCACTGACGCAAAAAGGCCAGACCACGGCGCCGGTGGGCGTGCCGCGGACGATTGCCAGCGTGCCGTTGCCGGGCTCGGCCGAGGCGGTCGCTGCGGCGGCGTCGACCGGAGCCGCATCGGCGCCGGCATCGGCGCCTGCATCTGCGTCGGCATCTGCCAGCATGCCCGTCAGCGCCCCAGCCCGGCCTGCCGTATCGGGAGCGCGGCCATGA
- the rodA gene encoding rod shape-determining protein RodA, with translation MSVVFDRPSLWRRLRPLLSGFDGLLLLAIFWLVGLGLMTMYSAGFDHGTRFVDHGRNMLLAGGILFLVAQVPPQRLMALAVPLYTVGVALLIATAVFGVTKKGATRWLNVGVVIQPSEILKIAMPLMLAWWFQKREGQLRLLDFGVAFVLLAVPVGLIAKQPDLGTAILVLSAGLYVIFFAGLSWKLILPVLVAGGIGITALVMSEDKICQPEVQWHVLKDYQKNRVCTLLDPTKDPLGKGFHIIQGEIAIGSGGISGKGFMKGTQTHLEFIPERTTDFIFAAYGEEFGLLGASALMLGFLFLIGRGLIIAGDAPTQFSRLLAGAITLSFFTYAFVNMGMVSGILPVVGVPLPFISYGGTAMVTLGLGLGILMSIAKSRRLIQS, from the coding sequence ATGAGCGTGGTGTTTGACCGACCCTCGCTGTGGCGGCGCCTGCGCCCGTTGCTGTCGGGTTTTGACGGCCTGCTGCTGCTGGCGATCTTCTGGCTGGTCGGCCTGGGCCTGATGACCATGTACTCGGCCGGCTTTGACCACGGCACGCGCTTTGTCGACCACGGCCGCAATATGTTGCTGGCCGGCGGCATCCTGTTCCTGGTTGCCCAGGTGCCGCCCCAGCGCCTGATGGCGCTGGCCGTGCCGCTGTACACCGTCGGCGTGGCGCTGCTGATCGCCACGGCGGTGTTCGGGGTGACGAAGAAGGGCGCCACCCGCTGGCTCAATGTCGGCGTGGTGATTCAGCCTTCCGAGATCCTGAAGATTGCGATGCCCTTGATGCTGGCTTGGTGGTTCCAGAAGCGCGAGGGCCAGTTGCGCCTGCTGGACTTCGGCGTGGCCTTTGTGCTGCTGGCCGTGCCGGTCGGCCTGATCGCCAAGCAGCCCGATCTGGGCACGGCCATCCTGGTGCTTTCCGCCGGCCTGTATGTGATCTTCTTCGCCGGCCTGTCCTGGAAGCTGATCCTGCCGGTGCTGGTGGCCGGCGGCATCGGCATCACCGCCCTGGTGATGAGCGAGGACAAGATTTGCCAGCCCGAGGTGCAGTGGCATGTGCTGAAGGACTATCAGAAGAACCGTGTCTGCACCCTGCTGGACCCGACCAAGGACCCGCTGGGCAAGGGCTTCCACATCATCCAGGGCGAGATCGCCATCGGCTCGGGCGGTATCTCGGGCAAGGGTTTCATGAAGGGCACCCAGACCCATCTGGAGTTCATCCCCGAGCGCACCACCGACTTCATCTTTGCCGCCTACGGCGAGGAGTTCGGCCTGCTCGGAGCCAGCGCCTTGATGCTGGGTTTCCTGTTCCTGATCGGCCGCGGCCTGATCATCGCCGGCGACGCGCCGACCCAGTTTTCGCGTCTGCTGGCCGGGGCCATCACGCTGAGCTTCTTCACCTATGCCTTTGTCAATATGGGCATGGTCAGCGGCATACTGCCGGTGGTGGGCGTACCTCTGCCCTTCATCAGCTATGGCGGTACGGCGATGGTGACCTTGGGGCTGGGCCTGGGCATCCTGATGTCGATCGCGAAGAGTCGGCGCCTGATCCAGTCATGA
- the mreD gene encoding rod shape-determining protein MreD, giving the protein MIMPRAHGQLLLPANPLFIAFSLALALGFNLIPMGRQPAMPDLLALVLVFWNVHQSRRVGVGLAFFFGLVMDVHHGALLGQHALSYTLLSFGAVALHRRLLWFPLLPQALHVLPLFVAAHAVSLIVRMVVGGMWPGWSLVFAPVFEALLWPFVSALLLAPQRRPPDPDKHRPL; this is encoded by the coding sequence ATGATCATGCCGCGCGCCCATGGCCAGCTGCTGCTGCCGGCCAACCCGCTGTTCATCGCCTTCAGCCTGGCTCTCGCCCTGGGCTTCAACCTGATCCCGATGGGCCGTCAGCCGGCCATGCCCGATCTGCTGGCCCTGGTGCTGGTGTTCTGGAATGTGCACCAGTCGCGCCGTGTCGGTGTCGGCCTGGCCTTTTTCTTCGGCCTGGTGATGGATGTGCACCACGGCGCGCTGCTGGGCCAGCATGCGCTGTCCTACACCCTGCTGAGCTTTGGCGCGGTGGCGCTGCACCGGCGGCTGCTGTGGTTTCCGCTGCTGCCGCAGGCGCTGCACGTGCTGCCGCTGTTCGTGGCCGCCCATGCGGTGTCGCTGATCGTGCGCATGGTGGTTGGTGGCATGTGGCCGGGCTGGAGCCTGGTGTTCGCGCCGGTGTTCGAGGCCCTGCTGTGGCCCTTCGTATCGGCCCTGCTGCTGGCGCCCCAGCGCCGGCCGCCGGACCCGGACAAGCACCGACCGCTGTGA
- a CDS encoding sensor histidine kinase N-terminal domain-containing protein: MRAESDQRSLFGEILDWMLAPLLLIWPMSVFLTWLVAQGIANKPYDRELGEMARTLGLQVSAEASKPSNGKARYALSSEAAALLRADETDTIYYQVLGTQGEFLSGDRTLPLPSEDEPVAAWELRYRDEELSSDSVRVAYLWVWPEGQAGGRMMLVQVAETLGKRSRLTNEIIKGVILPQFVILPLAVLLVWLALARGIAPLNELQRRIRSRDSSDLSPIDERRIPDEVAPLVRAINDLLGRLDQSISGQKHFLADAAHQLKTPLAGLRMQAELAQREIDLGRSSPSELKLSLQQISLSSQRAAHMVNQLLAMARAEDSEHSARRVEVNLVELAMETVRDFVPRAMDKRIDLGYEGPEVSTSSLRVLGHPVLIRELIRNLVDNALLYTPANGTVTVRIMEDPFGQVTVLQVEDSGPGIAPSEREQVFQPFYRSLGTNVDGSGLGLAIVREIAQSHEAELSVDDTRPRKPGLNTDAEGQGPGARFTVRFHAYAKAVEPGDA; encoded by the coding sequence ATGCGCGCCGAATCCGACCAGCGCTCCCTGTTCGGCGAGATCCTTGACTGGATGCTCGCGCCGCTGCTGTTGATCTGGCCGATGAGCGTGTTCCTGACCTGGCTGGTGGCCCAGGGCATTGCCAACAAGCCCTACGACCGCGAACTCGGCGAGATGGCGCGCACGCTGGGCCTGCAGGTTTCGGCCGAGGCCAGCAAACCATCAAACGGCAAGGCGCGCTATGCGCTGTCGTCCGAGGCCGCGGCCCTGCTGCGCGCCGACGAGACCGACACCATCTACTACCAGGTGCTGGGCACCCAGGGCGAATTCCTCAGTGGTGACCGCACCCTGCCCCTGCCCAGCGAGGACGAACCCGTCGCCGCCTGGGAACTGCGCTACCGCGACGAGGAGCTGTCGAGCGACAGCGTGCGCGTGGCCTATCTGTGGGTCTGGCCCGAAGGCCAGGCCGGCGGCAGGATGATGCTGGTGCAGGTGGCCGAAACGCTGGGCAAGCGCTCGAGGCTGACCAACGAGATCATCAAGGGCGTGATACTGCCGCAGTTCGTGATCTTGCCGCTGGCCGTGCTCCTGGTCTGGCTGGCGCTGGCGCGCGGCATTGCGCCGCTCAACGAGCTGCAGCGCCGCATCCGTTCGCGCGACAGCTCCGATCTGAGCCCGATCGACGAACGCCGCATTCCCGACGAGGTGGCACCGCTGGTGCGTGCCATCAACGACCTGCTCGGCCGGCTCGACCAGTCGATCAGCGGCCAGAAACACTTTCTGGCCGACGCCGCCCACCAGCTGAAAACGCCGCTGGCCGGCCTGCGCATGCAGGCCGAACTGGCCCAGCGCGAGATCGACCTGGGGCGCAGCAGCCCGTCGGAGCTGAAGCTGTCGCTGCAGCAGATCTCGCTGTCCAGCCAGCGTGCCGCCCACATGGTCAACCAGTTGCTCGCCATGGCCCGCGCCGAAGACAGCGAGCATTCGGCCCGGCGCGTGGAGGTGAATCTGGTCGAGCTGGCGATGGAGACGGTGCGCGACTTCGTGCCCCGGGCGATGGACAAGCGTATCGACCTCGGCTACGAGGGCCCCGAAGTCAGCACCAGCAGCCTGCGCGTGCTGGGCCATCCGGTGCTGATACGCGAGCTGATACGCAATCTGGTCGACAACGCCCTGCTCTACACCCCGGCCAACGGCACGGTCACGGTGCGCATCATGGAAGACCCGTTCGGCCAGGTCACCGTGCTGCAGGTCGAAGACTCGGGGCCGGGCATTGCCCCCAGCGAGCGCGAGCAGGTGTTCCAGCCCTTCTACCGGTCACTCGGCACCAATGTCGATGGTTCGGGCCTGGGCCTGGCCATCGTGCGCGAGATCGCCCAGAGCCACGAGGCCGAGCTGAGTGTGGACGACACCCGACCGCGCAAGCCGGGCCTCAACACCGACGCCGAGGGCCAGGGCCCCGGAGCACGCTTCACCGTGCGCTTCCACGCCTATGCCAAGGCGGTTGAGCCAGGTGACGCCTGA
- the recA gene encoding recombinase RecA, translated as MDAPVKSVNPEKAKALAAALAQIEKQFGKGSIMRLGEGEVIADIQVVSTGSLGLDIALGVGGLPRGRVVEIYGPESSGKTTLTLQVIAEMQKQSGVCAFIDAEHALDAQYAQKLGVNLQDLLISQPDTGEQALEIVDALVRSGSVDLIVVDSVAALTPKAELEGEMGDSLPGLQARLMSQALRKLTATIKKTNCMVIFINQIRMKIGVMFGSPETTTGGNALKFYASVRLDIRRIGNIKKGEEIIGSETKVKVVKNKVAPPFKTAEFDILYGEGISREGEVIDMGVEAKILDKSGSWYAYNGEKIGQGKDNAREFLRENRDIALEIENKVREAMGVPLQAAEAQ; from the coding sequence ATGGACGCCCCAGTGAAATCAGTCAACCCCGAAAAAGCCAAGGCCCTGGCCGCCGCACTTGCCCAGATCGAAAAGCAGTTCGGCAAGGGCTCCATCATGCGGCTGGGCGAAGGCGAGGTCATTGCCGACATTCAAGTCGTCTCCACCGGCTCGCTGGGCCTGGACATCGCACTGGGCGTAGGTGGCCTGCCGCGCGGCCGCGTGGTCGAGATCTACGGCCCTGAATCCTCGGGCAAGACGACCCTGACCCTGCAGGTGATTGCCGAGATGCAAAAGCAGTCCGGCGTCTGCGCCTTCATCGACGCCGAGCATGCACTCGATGCGCAATACGCACAGAAGCTGGGCGTCAACCTGCAAGACCTGCTGATCAGCCAGCCCGACACCGGCGAACAGGCCCTCGAGATCGTTGATGCGCTGGTGCGCTCCGGCTCGGTGGACCTGATCGTCGTCGACTCGGTCGCCGCGCTGACGCCCAAGGCCGAGCTGGAAGGCGAAATGGGCGACTCGCTGCCCGGTCTGCAGGCCCGTTTGATGAGCCAGGCGCTGCGCAAGCTGACCGCGACGATCAAGAAGACCAACTGCATGGTCATCTTCATCAACCAGATCCGCATGAAGATCGGCGTGATGTTCGGCAGCCCCGAAACCACCACCGGCGGCAATGCCTTGAAGTTCTACGCCTCGGTGCGTCTGGATATCCGCCGCATCGGCAATATCAAGAAGGGCGAGGAGATCATCGGCAGCGAGACCAAGGTCAAGGTCGTCAAGAACAAGGTCGCACCGCCGTTCAAGACCGCCGAGTTCGACATCCTCTATGGCGAGGGCATCAGCCGCGAAGGCGAGGTCATCGACATGGGCGTCGAGGCCAAGATACTCGACAAGTCCGGCTCCTGGTATGCCTACAACGGCGAGAAGATCGGCCAGGGCAAGGACAACGCCCGCGAATTCCTGCGCGAGAACCGTGACATCGCGCTGGAAATCGAGAACAAGGTGCGTGAAGCGATGGGCGTGCCGCTGCAGGCCGCCGAGGCGCAGTAA
- a CDS encoding response regulator transcription factor yields the protein MRILIAEDDQVLADGLLRSLRNAGYAVDQVSSGSEADAALASHEFDLLILDLGLPRMHGLDVLRKLRGRGSSVPVLILTAADSVEQRVKGLDLGADDYMAKPFSLQELEARVRALTRRGLGTASSVIKHGPLSFDSTGRVAYINEQMIELSARELSLLEVLLQRAGRLVSKDQLVEHLCEWGEEVSNNAIEVYIHRLRKKIEQGPIRIATVRGLGYCLEKISS from the coding sequence ATGCGCATATTGATTGCTGAAGACGACCAGGTGCTGGCCGACGGCCTGCTGCGCTCGCTGCGCAATGCCGGCTATGCGGTCGATCAGGTGAGCAGCGGCTCCGAGGCCGATGCGGCGCTGGCCTCGCATGAGTTCGATCTGCTGATACTGGACCTGGGCCTGCCGCGCATGCACGGCCTGGACGTGCTGCGCAAGCTGCGCGGGCGCGGCTCTTCGGTGCCGGTGCTGATCCTGACCGCGGCCGATAGCGTCGAGCAGCGCGTCAAGGGGCTGGACCTGGGCGCCGACGACTACATGGCCAAGCCCTTCTCGCTGCAGGAGCTTGAAGCTCGCGTGCGCGCCCTGACCCGCCGCGGCCTGGGCACCGCCTCCAGCGTGATCAAGCATGGACCGCTGAGCTTCGACTCCACCGGGCGCGTGGCCTATATCAACGAGCAGATGATAGAGCTGTCCGCCCGCGAGCTGAGCCTGCTGGAGGTGCTGCTGCAGCGCGCCGGCCGACTGGTCAGCAAGGACCAGCTGGTCGAGCATTTGTGCGAATGGGGCGAAGAGGTCAGCAACAACGCGATCGAGGTCTATATCCACCGGCTTCGCAAGAAGATCGAGCAGGGGCCGATACGCATCGCCACCGTCCGCGGGCTGGGCTACTGTCTGGAGAAAATATCCAGTTGA